In [Clostridium] cellulosi, one genomic interval encodes:
- the yrvM gene encoding putative protein YrvM (High confidence in function and specificity) yields MPDEFSRTELLLGKEAINKLKLSNVAIFGIGGVGSFTVEGLARAGVGSFILIDDDRICLTNINRQIHATRKTIGKYKAEIMRDRVLEINPHAKVEVIKEFYSEKNADLFFEGREIDYIVDAIDTVSSKLDLAVQAKKRNIPIISCMGAGNKLDPTKFEVADIYETSVCPLAKVMRHELKRRGVDSLKVVYSKEPPIKPIETEHTSCKYHCVCPEGTTRKCTERRQVPGSVSFVPSVAGLIIAGEVVKDLIRSK; encoded by the coding sequence AAGTAATGTGGCTATATTTGGTATCGGCGGAGTTGGGTCATTTACTGTTGAAGGATTGGCCAGAGCGGGGGTAGGTTCGTTTATCCTGATTGACGATGATAGAATATGCCTTACTAACATCAATAGACAGATTCATGCGACAAGGAAGACAATCGGAAAATACAAAGCTGAAATAATGCGAGACAGGGTTCTCGAAATCAACCCCCATGCAAAAGTTGAAGTTATAAAGGAATTCTATTCTGAAAAAAACGCTGACCTGTTTTTTGAAGGTCGTGAAATTGATTATATTGTTGATGCCATTGATACAGTAAGTTCTAAACTGGATCTTGCAGTGCAGGCAAAAAAACGGAATATTCCTATAATCAGTTGTATGGGTGCCGGCAATAAGCTTGACCCAACGAAATTTGAAGTTGCCGATATCTATGAAACAAGCGTATGCCCACTGGCAAAGGTAATGAGGCATGAACTAAAACGGCGCGGAGTAGATTCACTGAAGGTTGTTTATTCAAAAGAACCTCCGATAAAACCAATTGAAACAGAGCATACAAGCTGCAAATATCATTGTGTGTGCCCTGAAGGCACAACACGAAAATGCACCGAAAGGCGGCAGGTTCCCGGCAGTGTATCCTTTGTTCCATCAGTCGCTGGTCTAATAATTGCTGGAGAAGTAGTTAAAGATTTGATACGCAGTAAATAA